In the genome of Chelmon rostratus isolate fCheRos1 chromosome 24, fCheRos1.pri, whole genome shotgun sequence, one region contains:
- the LOC121627611 gene encoding cytochrome b-245 heavy chain — protein MGNFAANEGLSVFVILVWLGINAFLFVHFYMAFLVERWFYTRVLLGHALSWARAPAACLNFNCMLILLPVCRNLLSFLRGSIQYCSRTAARQLDRNLTFHKLVAYMIAFHTAVHIIAHLFNFEYFMDAQLNRNSSFLPFILSEIGSGDNASFLNPIRTNETNPTIVMFTTIAGLTGVAITLALILIITSSMEVIRRSYFEVFWYTHHLFVIFFIGLVFHGFGRIVRGQTPASLKTNNPEVCAQQFEDWGKNGSNCAVPEFAGNPPMTWKWVVGPMILYVCERLVRIYRSHQKVVITKVVMHPSKTLELQMKKKGFHMEVGQYVFIQCPSVSRLEWHPFTLTSAPEEDYFSAHIRIVGDWTQALYEACGGDKTETQEAWKLPKLAIDGPFGTASEDVFRYEVVMLVGAGIGVTPFASILKSVWYKHIQNNQDVFTKKIYFYWLCPETQAFEWFADLLQSLEGQMAEKGMTDFLSYNIYLTRWKETEAAHFRVHHEAENDPITGLKQKTHYGKPNWDNEFTNITSKHPGAKVGVFLCGPPQLGKSLEKQCLSHSEADVKFIFNKENF, from the exons ATGGGGAACTTTGCTGCCAACGAGGGACTCTCCGTCTTTGTCATC CTGGTGTGGCTGGGCATCAACGCCTTCCTGTTTGTCCATTTCTACATGGCCTTCCTGGTGGAGCGATGGTTTTACACCAGGGTCCTGCTCGGG CACGCCCTGTCCTGGGCCAGAGCTCCTGCCGCCTGCCTCAACTTCAACTGCATGCTCATCCTGCTGCCGGTGTGCAGAaacctcctctccttcctgcgAGGCTCCATCCAG TACTGCAGCCGGACGGCAGCTCGCCAACTCGATCGAAACCTCACCTTTCACAAACTGGTGGCCTACATGATCGCCTTCCACACAG CTGTGCACATCATTGCACACTTGTTTAACTTTGAGTATTTCATGGACGCTCAGCTGAATCGCAACAGCAGCTTTCTGCCCTTCATCCTGTCTGAAATCGGCAGCGGGGACAACGCCTCGTTCCTGAACCCCATCAGGACGAACGAGACG AACCCGACCATCGTCATGTTCACCACCATCGCCGGCCTCACGGGCGTGGCCATCACGCTGgccctcatcctcatcatcacctcatCCATGGAGGTCATCCGCAGGTCCTACTTCGAGGTGTTCTGGTACACCCACCATCTCTTCGTCATCTTCTTCATCGGACTGGTGTTCCACGGCTTCGG GCGGATTGTGCGAGGACAGACGCCCGCCAGCCTGAAGACCAACAACCCCGAAGTTTGTGCCCAACAGTTCGAAGACTGGGGAAAAAATGGGTCCAACTGTGCTGTGCCGGAGTTTGCTGGAAACCCCCCGATG aCGTGGAAGTGGGTGGTGGGCCCCATGATCCTCTACGTGTGTGAGAGGCTGGTCCGCATCTATCGCTCCCACCAGAAAGTGGTCATCACCAAG GTGGTGATGCACCCCTCCAAGACCctggagctgcagatgaagaagaaaggcTTCCATATGGAGGTGGGTCAGTATGTCTTCATCCAGTGTCCGTCCGTCTCCAGGCTGGAGTGGCACCCCTTCACCCTGACCTCCGCCCCCGAGGAAGACTACTTCAGCGCCCACATCCGCATCGTCGGAGACTGGACTCAGGCGCTGTACGAGGCCTGCGGGGGGGACAAAACCGAGACTCAGGAGGCCTGGAAACTGCCCAA GCTCGCCATCGACGGCCCGTTCGGCACAGCCAGTGAAGACGTGTTTCGTTACGAGGTGGTGATGCTGGTGGGCGCGGGAATCGGCGTGACTCCTTTCGCCTCCATCCTGAAGTCCGTGTGGTACAAACACATCCAGAACAACCAGGACGTGTTCACCAAGAAG ATCTACTTTTACTGGCTGTGCCCGGAGACGCAGGCTTTCGAGTGGTTTGCCGACTTGCTGCAGTCTCTGGAGGGGCAGATGGCGGAGAAGGGCATGACCGACTTCCTCAGCTACAACATCTACCTCACCCGCTGGAAGGAGACCGAG gcGGCTCACTTCCGTGTTCACCACGAGGCGGAGAACGATCCAATCACGGGGCTCAAACAGAAGACGCATTATGGGAAACCCAACTGGGACAACGAGTTCACCAACATTACGTCAAAGCACCCGGG AGCTAAAGTGGGGGTCTTCCTGTGCGGTCCACCTCAGCTGGGGAAGTCTCTGGAGAAACAGTGTCTGTCCCACTCAGAGGCCGACGTCAAGTTCATCTTCAACAAAGAGAACTTCTAA
- the LOC121627647 gene encoding dynein light chain Tctex-type 1-like, with protein MRGMDEYHNGNEGSFSSEEADSVVKECIESVVGGDDYSQSQVNKWTASIVERCLTQLIKQGKPYKYIVTCAVMQKTGAGLHTANSCYWDTAVDGSCTVRWENRTMYCVVSVFAVAIA; from the exons ATGAGAGGAATGGACGAATATCATAACGGCAACGAG GGCTCGTTCAGCTCTGAAGAAGCTGACAGTGTTGTGAAAGAG tgcATCGAGAGCGTCGTAGGCGGTGACGACTACAGCCAGAGTCAGGTGAACAAATGGACGGCCAGCATCGTGGAGCGCTGCCTCACGCAGCTCATCAAACAGGGGAAACCATACAAGTACATCG TGACGTGTGCTGTGATGCAGAAAACAGGAGCGGGCCTCCACACAGCGAACTCCTGCTACTGGGACACTGCCGTGGACG gaagCTGCACGGTGAGATGGGAGAACCGCACCATGTACTGTGTGGTCAGCGTGTTTGCTGTGGCGATTGcatag